From a single Lolium rigidum isolate FL_2022 chromosome 7, APGP_CSIRO_Lrig_0.1, whole genome shotgun sequence genomic region:
- the LOC124670151 gene encoding sister chromatid cohesion protein PDS5 homolog C-like: MATEDAQVEVERRLRDIGARLASLPGTNKDLLSLIEEAEVWLSRVDQSPPTSMHNALKPTMDSLVNKHLLDHPSQGIQVAVACCLTEVTRITAPEPPYSDSVMRDVFTVVVQSFAKLDETESPLFAKRLSMLETIAKVRSCVLMLDLDCDDLILKAFNHFFSTVSSAHQENVINSMETIMMYVIQESEPVHPDLASCVLQYLKKEKKDSLPASFMLAARLVGLCRDKLKPAFIELLQGTPLNDYSEAVASLVEDSSDDGRDDEVDAAEEDTVAVNKSSPVAVSDESPQESSGLEKGVDSPGQDGSPPHSTPAASLSNGGASVDNVKPRNGPASSKQKPEMPSDVKQTEVSDEVISDDKEAPEPVTTEPEKRSSVSSKKSRKLRTSTESKVTERSKVVSDNEGLVASGELSPGTKVGNNKRALETCNRAADDTPKHDDSTPAVDKPKRGRPPAVKSQEKKPVGKNQGSGLESKEVRSGSTSGGRPARRLTKDIKLSPRKTGEEEFSKKQPKGSSNPRKEDTLSDEDTDEDLNLKEMVSPKSLAKTGKTKGQASDSGVSKRKRVQEVEEVPQSKKNKVLDESLVGSRIKVWWPDDKKFYDGVVDSFNDFSEKHKVVYDDGDVEQLQLSDERWEFIDKGQDMKPNATSDMPRGRRGKGNWGQQTKEGKAETPKSSKQDSIEDSDLPKKRGRPKGVRSSMSNDDTPVTSARSKAKNAEKDAEETPKAGSNLKTEGGRWPRSSGKAGNKDEAGSKHKGSNGLSTKRKPKEKEVESSEEEEPEPEPESAKASTGKKRRRKFA, from the exons ATGGCGACGGAGGACGCGCAGGTGGAGGTCGAGCGCCGCCTGCGGGACATcggcgcccgcctcgcctcgctccCGGGCACCAACAAGGACCTCCTCTCCCTAATCGAG GAAGCAGAAGTCTGGCTGTCCAGGGTGGACCAGTCGCCGCCCACGAGCATGCACAACGCCCTCAAGCCCACCATGGACTCTCTGGTGAACAAGCACCTACTGGACCACCCTTCCCAGGGCATCCAGGTCGCCGTCGCCTGCTGCTTGACCGAGGTTACCAGGATCACCGCACCGGAACCCCCCTACTCGGATAGTGTCATGAGG GATGTGTTCACGGTAGTTGTGCAGTCTTTTGCCAAGTTGGACGAGACGGAGAGCCCCTTGTTTGCAAAGAGGCTTTCCATGCTCGAAACCATCGCAAAGGTGCGGTCCTGCGTCCTCATGCTGGATCTTGATTGCGACGACCTCATACTCAAAGCGTTCAACCATTTCTTCAGCACCGTAAG CTCAGCACATCAAGAAAACGTCATCAACTCTATGGAAACAATAATGATGTATGTAATTCAAGAGAGCGAGCCTGTCCATCCAGATCTGGCATCCTGCGTCCTTCAGTatcttaaaaaggaaaagaaa GATTCTCTTCCAGCATCTTTTATGCTTGCAGCGAGGCTAGTTGGTCTATGTCGTGACAAGTTAAAGCCAGCGTTTATTGAGCTACTTCAGGGCACTCCTTTAAATGACTATAGCGAAGCTGTTGCATCTTTGGTAGAAGATTCTTCAGATGATGGAAGAGATGACGAAGTTGATGCTGCTGAAGAGGACACG GTAGCTGTCAATAAATCATCTCCGGTGGCTGTTTCAGACGAGTCACCTCAG GAATCTTCAGGATTAGAGAAAGGTGTCGATTCCCCCGGACAAGATGGAAGTCCTCCACACAGTACTCCTGCAGCTTCGTTGAGCAATGGTGGTGCTTCAGTCGACAATGTGAAGCCTCGAAATGGACCAGCTTCTTCTAAACAGAAGCCTGAAATGCCTTCTGACGTCAAGCAGACAGAAGTTTCTGATGAAGTAATATCTGATGACAAGGAAGCACCAGAACCAGTGACCACGGAGCCTGAAAAGCGATCTAGTGTCAGTTCAAAGAAGAGCCGTAAGCTTCGCACTTCCACTGAGTCGAAGGTGACTGAACGTTCTAAGGTTGTTAGTGACAATGAGGGCCTTGTTGCATCTGGGGAGTTGTCTCCAGGGACAAAAGTTGGTAATAATAAGCGGGCGCTAGAAACTTGCAATAGAGCTGCTGATGACACACCAAAGCATGATGATAGTACACCTGCTGTAGATAAACCAAAGCGAGGTCGACCTCCTGCAGTGAAGTCGCAGGAAAAGAAACCTGTTGGTAAGAACCAAGGATCAGGTCTAGAATCTAAAGAAGTCCGCTCTGGCAGCACTTCTGGAGGAAGACCTGCAAGACGACTGACTAAAGATATCAAATTATCACCAAGGAAGACTGGTGAAGAAGAATTTTCAAAGAAGCAACCAAAGGGAAGTTCAAATCCGCGGAAAGAAGACACCCTCTCTGATGAAGACACTGATGAAGATCTCAATTTGAAG GAAATGGTATCTCCTAAATCATTGGCCAAGACGGGGAAAACCAAAGGCCAAGCAAGTGACAGTGGAGTATCAAAAAGGAAACGCGTGCAGGAAGTTGAAGAG GTTCCTCAGTCAAAGAAGAACAAAGTTTTGGACGAAAGCCTTGTTGGCTCAAGAATCAAAGTATGGTGGCCTGATGACAAAAA GTTCTATGATGGCGTTGTTGACTCATTTAACGACTTTTCAGAAAAGCACAAG GTTGTGTATGATGATGGTGATGTTGAACAACTGCAACTTTCAGACGAAAGATGGGAATTCATTGATAAG GGGCAAGACATGAAGCCCAATGCAACATCTGATAT GCCTCgtggaagaagaggtaaagggaaTTGGGGTCAGCAGACAAAAGAAGGAAAGGCAGAAACACCTAAGAG TAGCAAACAGGACAGCATTGAGGATAGCGATCTTCCCAAGAAAAGAGGGCGTCCAAAGGGTGTGCGTTCCAGCATGTCAAATGATGATACCCCTGTGACTTCGGCCAGATCGAAGGCGAAAAATGCAGAAAAGGATGCTGAAGAAACACCTAAAGCTGGCAGCAACCTTAAAACTGAAGGAGGGAGATGGCCTCGATCCTCTGGCAAGGCAGGCAACAAGGATGAGGCTGGCAGCAAGCACAAGGGTTCAAATGGTCTTTCAACCAAAAGAAAGCCAAAGGAGAAAGAAGTGGAGTCATCTGAAGAGGAAGAGCCGGAACCAGAGCCCGAGTCTGCTAAAGCATCAACTGGGAAGAAGCGCAGAAGAAAGTTTGCCTGA